One region of Mycolicibacterium rhodesiae NBB3 genomic DNA includes:
- a CDS encoding helix-turn-helix domain-containing protein — protein MKWNLRLTAANRGIWKASELQRMLAERGLVISAGKMSGLWSGNPNAIKLHDLDVFCAVLGCGIDELLIPEPETVAAPTPKGNESAAVGGEARPVTPRARTGRSLPPR, from the coding sequence ATGAAGTGGAATCTGCGCCTGACCGCGGCCAACCGCGGCATTTGGAAGGCCAGCGAACTCCAACGGATGCTGGCCGAGCGCGGCCTGGTGATCAGCGCCGGCAAGATGTCGGGCTTGTGGTCGGGCAACCCCAATGCCATCAAGCTCCACGATCTCGATGTTTTTTGCGCCGTGCTGGGCTGCGGCATCGACGAACTGCTGATCCCCGAGCCCGAAACCGTGGCCGCACCCACACCGAAGGGTAATGAGAGCGCCGCCGTGGGCGGTGAGGCCCGCCCCGTCACCCCGCGCGCCCGGACGGGAAGGTCGCTGCCGCCGCGATGA